GGATGCATTCCCTGCAGTTTCTCACTCTTTCTCGGGTCACTTGAGGGCCTCTGCATGGCGGTTCAGGGCTTGAGAAAGGGCCGTCACAGCCCCCATCACACGGCCCAGCTCCCAGGTCTCAATCTGGCTTCGGAATCGCTGCAAGAAGCGGTCAGGGTGCCAGCGGACCTGCTGGACCCTCAAGTACCTTCTCAGGGCCCCCTGCTCCTCCAAGGGGGGGCCCCTGGCCACGAGGGCTGCGGCCATGGCCTCCGGGTCCCCTCCTCCAGGGCAAGGCCAGGGCACATCGCCAAAGCGCCAGAGGctacccctccctgctcctcttgGGTGTTCTGCCCTGGGCCCAGCCCTGGCTGGCTCTGGCCCTCGGTCCCCACGAGCCTCCTGTGCCCTCTTTGCTCGGCTCTCACGCAGTTCTTCCTCCTTGGCCCGGGCTCGCTCTCGGAAGAGccgctgctcctcctcctgctgttgCCAGCTGTGACTGGAGCCCTCAGCCCGTGGGGGTCGgcaggctccctctgcctctcgctGTTGCTGCTGGTGCTTCTGTGCATGCTCCCGGGCCAGGCGCTCTGACCAGGCTGAGAAGGACTCGGGCTCCTGGGTCTCATGGGAGGCATCATCTGTTTGGGAGGGCAGAATGGGGGTGGCTGGGAAATGCTGTTGAGGAGGTGACAGTCAAGAGGGAGGGCAGTATAGAGGAAGGGGGTACAGGAGGCCAGCAGGAACATGCATGCGGTGGGTACAGAAA
This genomic interval from Neovison vison isolate M4711 chromosome 1, ASM_NN_V1, whole genome shotgun sequence contains the following:
- the NFKBIL1 gene encoding NF-kappa-B inhibitor-like protein 1 isoform X3, with the translated sequence MASTTRRQRRERRFRRYLSAGRLVRAQALLQRHPGLDVDAGQPPPLHRACARHDAPALCLLLRLGADPAHQDRHGDTALHAAARQGPDAYTDFFLPLLSRCPSAMGIKNKDGETPGQILGWGPPWDSAEEEEEDEASKEREWRQKLQGELEDEWQEVIGRFEDDASHETQEPESFSAWSERLAREHAQKHQQQQREAEGACRPPRAEGSSHSWQQQEEEQRLFRERARAKEEELRESRAKRAQEARGDRGPEPARAGPRAEHPRGAGRGSLWRFGDVPWPCPGGGDPEAMAAALVARGPPLEEQGALRRYLRVQQVRWHPDRFLQRFRSQIETWELGRVMGAVTALSQALNRHAEALK
- the NFKBIL1 gene encoding NF-kappa-B inhibitor-like protein 1 isoform X2, with translation MPKTSMASTTRRQRRERRFRRYLSAGRLVRAQALLQRHPGLDVDAGQPPPLHRACARHDAPALCLLLRLGADPAHQDRHGDTALHAAARQGPDAYTDFFLPLLSRCPSAMGIKNKDGETPGQILGWGPPWDSAEEEEEDEASKEREWRQKLQGELEDEWQEVIGRFEDDASHETQEPESFSAWSERLAREHAQKHQQQQREAEGACRPPRAEGSSHSWQQQEEEQRLFRERARAKEEELRESRAKRAQEARGDRGPEPARAGPRAEHPRGAGRGSLWRFGDVPWPCPGGGDPEAMAAALVARGPPLEEQGALRRYLRVQQVRWHPDRFLQRFRSQIETWELGRVMGAVTALSQALNRHAEALK
- the NFKBIL1 gene encoding NF-kappa-B inhibitor-like protein 1 isoform X1; translation: MSNPSPQVPEGEASTSVCRPKTSMASTTRRQRRERRFRRYLSAGRLVRAQALLQRHPGLDVDAGQPPPLHRACARHDAPALCLLLRLGADPAHQDRHGDTALHAAARQGPDAYTDFFLPLLSRCPSAMGIKNKDGETPGQILGWGPPWDSAEEEEEDEASKEREWRQKLQGELEDEWQEVIGRFEDDASHETQEPESFSAWSERLAREHAQKHQQQQREAEGACRPPRAEGSSHSWQQQEEEQRLFRERARAKEEELRESRAKRAQEARGDRGPEPARAGPRAEHPRGAGRGSLWRFGDVPWPCPGGGDPEAMAAALVARGPPLEEQGALRRYLRVQQVRWHPDRFLQRFRSQIETWELGRVMGAVTALSQALNRHAEALK